The nucleotide window cctggGAGAAAGGCAAAACAATTCAGAAGAGTTCGTCGCGTTGTAGTGCTAAAATTCGTACACCTGTGTTCACGTAAGTAAAATATACAGGTCGAGTTGATTATTTACCGACAATGTCAGTTCACTTTTTCCGCAGACTTGTCGCTTGTTTCAATGTTTGATCAAACGGCAGCAGACTCTTCTCCTGTCTTCATGACAAAGGATATTTGCTATCTTGTCACGATAAAGATCTACATTCATTATCAATCTCAACATGCGTGACtgattcaataaataacagaCACTTGAATTTATCATTTACTCGGAGGGACAACGAAGTGATCCTACAAGGGTTCCGTTTGTTCCTTCTGAGGTACGAAACCCTGAGGATCACAGATAGTTGAATTATTTACTCAGCTGAACTTTGGTTACGAAACCTTTCATGTTTACTCTCCACGATTTATCAAGCCACTTCGAATTATCTTTATTTCTAGtgacataatttttataaagtGAACCTTATAGATTTCAAGGACAAATCTGCCCTTCAGTCGGAAGTCGTCTCTGGAAATGGGACAACTATCGATTTTGCATTCCGAGCAATTTTTACCCGCAgttttcaggtgaaaattcGTTCGTTATTTCAATATATCGTTATTTGGGCTGTTTATttcaaagttgaaattaaatatcataGCTATTTAAGCGAGCGTTGAAATGATCTACGCGAAACAGCTTCAGAAAATCTGGTAATTCCGTTACAATTGTATGAAAATCGGTGCCTATTTTCAGTTGGTTATGATCACTACTTTCGATAAAGGACGCAGGGctattgaattttaatttaccAATTCGGAATGgcaattcaaaatttcgacattgtgataaaagtgaataaaaatcagaattttcatattttcggaGTTATTAATTCTGAATTTAGAAGGAAATCTGTGAAACTCGCCAGcgaagaaacaaaattgtGATTCATAACTTTGAAATTCGTTTGAATTGCACGGCAAATCGGCATTCACATATTTCTCATTAGCGCACGGAAGAGAATGAATGGAGATTTTACGTCTGTTCTGGTGAATATATAGACAGCACGTTTTGGAAGTCAAATCTACATCAATTGCGGTTGACCTATCTAAGCATATTGTTACTCTTACCACTGGTCTTGTGAATCTTATTATTGGATACGTGAATGTTGCCATAATTGCTGTAGATTTAACTCCAAAAACGTGCCGTCCATATATTCACCACAGAAGATATAaaatctacaatatttttgtttcggaTGCTGATCCCAGGATTATCGATTAAATTACAAAACCAACAACAAATCACGTAAATTTGCAACTGAAAATCGTATACATGTTCGTCTGGAGGTCAAAAAACTTGACCTTCGCGgatattcttttcaaaaacaGCATTATGTATATTTCAGAAGTGCGAAATGACTGAAAGGGCAAAAGGTCGTTATCACATTTGATGGTTGACATTGAATTTCGAATGTTGGAGTGGTGTAATTATTCACGAGAATTCTTCCAACCAGAAATAACGTTACGTGATTGTACGTTTATATCGAGCAGTATGTGGAGAAGACAAAAACTCGAAGGTCATTTGAGATCGCAGCAATGGAAATTTCCGATATTACGCGACTTAATAGTTGGAAGAATTTGGATGCTTCGAAAATGATTGGCACCGAAGCTGTTCAAATACTGTCGAAATATCGAGTTCGTCGGTCAACATTCAAAAAGAAATCATATTTGATCATGTCCTCCGCATTTCAAATTCGTACGGTTCCAAAATTGCCGTATGCACGTGTCGTTTTTGCACACGGCACATATTTTGGAGGTGTATAAAAGCCGTGGATCGCTAACCATGGGTATCAGTCTCGAATCAGACTCAGGAATCGAAAGATGGCGAAATTCATCGTGCTTCTCGCAGTTCTGGCCATTAGCTTCCAAGCTCTGGCAAAGCCGACGTTCAATACCGAAAATGACTCTAATTATATCAGTCAAAACAACGATGAGTAAGTTacattgaacaaaaatttactttattgATGTCAAACTTGTGATGTTTTCACTGTTATTAACTTATTTGCAAATCTGCTTTATACATGAACATTTAATATCCTTCGGGACAGCACGGATTCAGACAAGGGTGTTTCGCCTCacttaataaaatatttactacGCAATTCTTCAGTAGTATCTACCGATACTTTACACAACTTGTGATATTCCCAGATTTTCAATAaagattcagaatttttccaatttctagAAATAATGATTGTGCTGTTTCACGCATGAATTTGCTgctaaaaattatttgtttgaCTGTCGTAATAAGTGAGACTCGGATTCTCTTACTGACATTTGGATGTAAAATTAAAGTAGGGTTGTCAAGTATTATGAGAAAGTTGAAGGTTTTACGTTAATTGAGTTTATACCAAGATCCGTAtcatcagtttttttttcgacaaccTATTTTTACTCACGTGAAAAATATCTTCAGTAATTTAAGACCTGAGTTACATTATGAGCCTTGATTGAAGTTTCCAGCTTAATAGAGTTCTCAAATGCAGTCTGCCATATTATAAAGGcaaggaaaaaatttgttacttaaattttcgaattctttTTTGACACCTTCAGCTTCTGATAATCGTTCTAAGCAGATTTCTTTGATCGCCTCCAATACCCCAGCTGATGTTTACATGAAACCACATCTTTCGTACTATTtgtaatacaaaattgaatacatttttcgaaaaatttcaggtacCATGGTTCTCCGGCAACGGCCGATGACGATAAaactgttgttgttgtcacAGGTAAATCCAGAAATATTACGTCAACTActtaaaaaaatgaagtttttttcTACCACCAACGAGAGGCCAAATATATTTAGAGATTATtgaccgaaattttcaatctcacTTCAGAAAGTCCTTGCCAAGTAAGGCTTTGGTTTTATAAATTTCGGTTGAAATCTAAGAAATCCTCGTTTTCATGATCTTCTTCTGTTTCCAATTTGACCGTGGAATGCAACTAACTAGAATTCCAATAAGAGCTGGAACAATAATAGAATTGTCAAGGAACTTTTCCTATCGATATTTGATTTCCACAGGCACAGACAGTATTGCAAAGTTATGAATGACTGAAAAATGAAGTTTTGAGTCTTGAATATTCAGATAGGATACCAGTAGAATGATCTTTCCGAGAATAAACGAACAATTTACAGTAGTGGGTCAACCATAGACTTATAAGAATCAGATTGGGCGGTCTTACCGCCCGTTTAAGACCTGCTGTACCTGGACGTCGTTTGTACTCTTTCGCGAAGCGCAAGGTCTAAGGAAATaatgagggggggggggggggggggagggggcacCAAGTGACTATGAGGTAATACATCCAACCTCTCGCCCCAGCAATCTTGACCCTTGCGATTTACCTGTAGATACGGACAGAAAGACGTTACAAATACCAATACCAAAATCTagtcaaattttataactttGAGATGATTTAATAGGGGCATAAAATTTCTAAGCACTGAACACGAGATATTTTCTAGTCTTCTCAGTAAAATGGCAAGTGATGTATTTGGGCTTGTTGCCAGCCTGAAGttagccgaaattcagtattAAGTGACACATCAATCACTATTCTCAAACAGCTCACacaattgtaatttatgtTGAGACAGTGATAACTGCATCTGGTGAGGATAACAGACCTAAAAATCAAGATGGCATCGAAAGATCCTCCGAGCAAACAAATTCGGAATCGAGCTCTTCTTCTGACGCATCGGACAGCCAAACCGCCGAGCGATCAAATTCGGGATCGAGCTCTTCTGACGCATCGGACAGCCAAACCGCCCAGCAATCAAATTCGGAATCGAGCTCTTCTTCTGACGCATCGGACAGCCAAACCGCCGAGCAATCAAATTCGGAATCGAGCTCTTCTTCTGACGCATCGGACAGCCAAACCGCCGAGCAATCAAATTCGGGATCGAGCTCTTCTGACGCATCGGACAGCCAAACCGCCCAGCAATCAAATTCGGAATCGAGCTCTTCTTCTGACGCATCGGACAGCCAAACCGCCGAGCAATCAAATTCGGAATCGAGCTCTTCTTCTGACGCATCGGACAGCCAAACCGCCGAGCAATCAAATTCGGAATCGAGCTCTTCTTCTGACGCATCGGACAGCCAAACCGCCGAGCAATCAAATTCGGAATCGAGCTCTTCTTCTGACGCATCGGACAGCCAAACCGCCGAGCAATCAAATTCGGAATCGAGCTCTTCTTCTGACGCATCGGACAGCCAAACCGCCGAGCAATCAAATTCGGAATCGAGCTCTTCTTCTGACGCATCGGACAGCCAAACCGCCGAGCAATCAAATTCGGAATCGAGCTCTTCTTCTGACGCATCGGACAGCCAAACCGCCGAGCAATCAAATTCGGGATCGAGCTCTTCTGACGCATCGGACAGCCAAACCGCCGAGCAATCAAATTCGGAATCGAGCTCTTCTTCTGACGCATCGGACAGCCAAACCGCCGAGCAATCAAATTCGGAATCGAGCTCTTCTTCTGACGCATCGGACAGCCAAACCGCCGAGCAATCAAATTCGGGATCGAGCTCTTCTGACGCATCGGACAGCCAAACCGCCGAGCAATCAAATTCGGAATCGAGCTCTTCTTCTGACGCATCGGACAGCCAAACCGCCGAGCAATCAAATTCGGGATCGAGCTCTTCTGACGCATCGGACAGCCAAACCGCCGAGCAATCAAATTCGGGATCGAGCTCTTCTGACGCATCGGACAGCCAAACCGCCGAGCAATCAAATTCGGAATCGAGCTCTTCTTCTGACGCATCGGACAGCCAAACCGCCGAGCAATCAAATTCGGAATCGAGCTCTTCTTCTGACGCATCGGACACCCAAACCGCCGAGCAATCAAATTCGGGATCGAGCTCTTCTGACGCATCGGACAGCCAAACCGCCCAGCAATCAAATTCGGAATCGAGCTCTTCTTCTGACGCATCGGACAGCCAAACCGCCCAGCAATCAAATTCGGAATCGAGCTCTTCTTCTGACGCATCGGACAGCCAAACCGCCGAGCAATCAAATTCGGGATCGAGCTCTTCTGACGCATCGGACAGCCAAACCGCCCAGCAATCAAATTCGGAATCGAGCTCTTCTTCTGATGCATCGGACAGCCAAACCGCCGAGCAATCAAATTCGGAATCGAGCTCTTCTTCTGACGCATCGGACAGCCAAACCGCCGAGCAATCAAATTCGGGATCGAGCTCTTCTGACGCATCGGACAGCCAAACCGCCGAGCAATCAAATTCGGGATCGAGCTCTTCTGACGCATCGGACAGCCAAACCGCCCAGCAATCAAATTCGGAATCGAGCTCTTCTTCTGACGCATCGGACAGCCAAACCACCGAGCAATCAAATTCGGAATCGAGCTCTTCTTCTGACGCATCGGACAGCCAAACCGCCGAGCAATCAAATTCGGGATCGAGCTCTTCTGACGCATCGGACAGCCAAACCGCCCAGCAATCAAATTCGGAATCGAGCTCTTCTTCTGACGCATCGGACAGCCAAACCGCCGAGCAATCAAATTCGGAATCGAGCTCTACTTCTGACGCATCGGACAGCCAAACCGCCGAGCAATCAAATTCGGAATCGAGCTCTTCTTCTGACGCATCGGACAGCCAAACCGCCGAGCAATCAAATTCGGGATCGAGCTCTTCTGACGCATCGGACAGCCAAACCGCCCAGCAATCAAATTCGGAATCGAGCTCTTCTTCTGACGCATCGGACAGCCAAACCGCCGAGCAATCAAATTCGGAATCGAGCTCTACTTCTGACGCATCGGACAGCCAAACCGCCGAGCAATCAAATTCGGGATTAGATAGCACTTCTTCACTTGATAAGGACCAGAGTACGGTAAATTCCAATGGTATCACTCGTCAGTGTACATGCTATTAGATACCGTTTCAAAAATCCTACCCTCATAATTCAAGAAGATTCTTTTGGTAACTCAACTCCCGTCAAAGCTAGTATTGTTTTGAACGGCATCTCTTATTCTGATGAAAGCAACAGTTCAGAAAACAACGATCTCTTGGAAGTTTTTTCATTATGTTCATCTGTAATGCCAGTATATACTGTACATAAGGACACTAGCAATGTGGGAACCAGAGAAACCAAAACAGCAGCCGTATTGGATGTTTAAACTGTTGATATATCACCCTGGACGGATTAATTTTGAGCATAATCCACTTTCTATGTATAACCACATTCATTGTACGTATCGGTTATTattcgtaaataaatatttactatTTGGGTTTGCAAAAATACCTGCCCAGTATTCTCAAACATGCACCACACAATACGAATACCTACCtgtaattgtaaaaatgattgttCACTTAATTATTCCCGTAGCGAGGTGAAATATTCTCCGACGGTTGAGGAGGGCGTTTCCTATTTTCGCTAAAACGAGTTTTTTATGTGATTCTATAAAAGTAAAAccgtgatgaaaaatattttctatctttcatgaaaaatttcgcctACTGGCCCTCCTTATCCGTGACCCCGCGAAAAGTTTGCGGCCGCTGGTATGCAAGATTTCTTCTCTTCTGGTAgtccgcaaaaaaaaaacaaaaggcaTTTTACTTCGTAAACACATAGCTTACGTTTCATGAAtcagaaaaggaagaaaatattttacgaaatGGTCACTTGTCAGACGCAAATGATcgtttttgggcgaaaaaattgatcgaattTTTAAGTTTTTATTCTCGTATCCGAAAAATGTACGACGTATCACATTTTCCGTGCATCGAATAACAATATGGATGTATACTCTGCGTGCTGTTGAAATTCGAAGTGGATCGGTTCTTcggtttttcaaatattgcgcACACCAACTGCAATGAAGCTGTATCGAGAAAAATGCGTTCAAACTTCCGAGTGGAGCTTACATGGATATCGAGTACTTACAGTGTTTATCTGTTAATATAATGGTAAGTCAACTTCACGAATTTTGGTTTGAAATTTGGCAGACATATTGACACctcaaaaaatgaaagacgaagaaaaaacagattgatttttctgaaaataaacgGGGACGCACCCTTCAACCAATCAACTCAAAGCTCGCATGCCGTGCGTAATCCGAAATAGAAATATCCAGCAGCAAGTAACTGTTAGCAAAATTGCAGCAATAAGTTGTAGTAGTCGGTGAGATTATTGAAAGTGTTATTCGCTTTTTACCAACTTACCGTGTACAGCTTTCCCAATCGTTCATATGACTATCGAGTAATACAACGTTCGTCGGTCACCGTTCGCACAGTCACCTACcgcatattttatacacgaaaCAGATATTTATTGTAATCATTATCGACTACTTGTTCATACATGTATTACGTGAAGTGCACGTTACCTTTCGACATGGTACTACCATTTCAATATGGCCCAGACTAACCAAAAAAACCATGCAACGATGTATGTCACAATTGAGAGGAAATTACAATTCATCCCACCGTCCAAATCTGTAAACTGATCTAACCATCAGTGTCTGATTTATGTAAGTCACCCATAAATCAAGCGTTCTAATATTTGATGTAATAAGTATTGAGTAAATATCTAATACCTATATTGTATTCAACGTctatatgaataaatacagTGGACGCTAGATATATGGCCCTGCCGCGGGGCTCGAAGAGAGGAAAATTCTCCGAAATGGCTAGTTGCTAAACGCTCCCACTGCTGGCGTCCAAAGCGTGAGCGTGagcggagggggggggggggggggatgacAGTGCAACGCAGTGAGAGATGGGCGCGCTGAGGTGGGGGATGCCGCATTTATGTGTCTGACCGTGCGAGTGGGTGTGAGCACTCGCTCGCATACTGAACGGTCATTTACGTGGCGCCTACTGTACCCGAAAGCTATCCCGAATCGAAATATAGCGTCTGCTTGAAGCCTTACGTAGGAACTGCTACGTAGGGTTTAAATATAGTAAAGTAGATTCTGTTTCAATGCAATATCAGACGCTACTTTGACGCTGAAAATTTAGGAAATTTACCGATTTACGAACCTTAGACTCAAACTTGGGCAGGTTCAGAATCTCCTTCAACCCTCCAGAGGTAGGATTAAACTTGCTTGTTTGAAACCCTCCTTTAACGCTCAAAACCCGTTGATAAAGGTCCTTCGATTCTGATTGGTTATGttagaaatacaaaaaatacgaCTAGGACGAatgaaatcaaattaaaatcacAAGAAATTGGAATTGGTTTACACATACGTTTAATCGTATTTTCCGTATATGATTCAATTACTTGAAAGGGTATTCGTAAGAACGTGGAATGAATACAGTTAAAgtgtaatatttaattttcaaatgttattGAAACTTACCAAAATTACGTGGAAACAGCCcttgaattattcattgtgAACAGTTGAATGTCGCTGCTTGGTGACTGAAGGTCGTTGGATATCGCGCCATCGTAGTTTCTCGAGGTCGCCGCGCTCTATCGACTCCGTGACAGCACTGGTGTCTGATTTTCGCAGATAAGTGAGCAGACGCGCGCGCGAATTTGTAGCAGTTGTCAGAACGATTCGCTTCGGAAAACACGTTCACGATAAGGCCTAAGGCCGATACACATCCAACCTAACGAGGTTGACGAAAACAGTTCCTGTCATAGAGATCCAGAGAACGGCAACGGCTCGAGATTCTCCGATCCTTTGACAATGAACTTCTGACCGAGGGGACGGCAACGGCTTAATTAGGCCGTCTTGATATCATGTAATAATAGGATGTACACGTAACGataatacatgtaaaataatatcGTTATAACGTCATGGGTTTTTATGCTTCAGGCTTTGCCCATATGAGCTAATAAATGATATTATGATTCCACGGCTCAATCATTGTGAGTTATCATTCAAATTCATAATAGACCTAGAACTCCCATCCTAGATCATTGAAACTAATACGAAAATCCGTAGTAACTTCGAATTGAAAAAGCTTCAACCATCCAGTAGCTgtaattatatacctatagaGGAGCTGTAGATTGAATAGCGTCGAACTACGGTTTAGTACATTAATTTTGAGGAGTTGGAGGTTCGATGTAGGGTttgttcttgaattttttggaGTTCCGAGAGTCAATGTAAGATTTCAAGGTTCAGTTTCCTTCAATGTAGGTTTATATGAACCTTGGTAGAGTCAAATGTAGGCGCTAACTTTCGACTCAGGATGTCATGGTCACTGAAGAACTGCTGAATTAGTACTCATATTGTGCAAAATGATGTAAAGGCGTTACTTTGAACTTGATACGTTTCACTCAGTTAGACGGTTATATCATGCCGTTTCGAGGAAGGTTCAagacaatttttcaacttcttgTTTCTCCGTTTGCAGGGGTAAAAAGGTAGTTATTACGATTTTtctgagaatgaaaaattgcatGTTCACTTCGTCATTTCGAGATCTAGAGAATCGCCTCCGACCATTTTGACATGGACATCTGTGTGTTTGTATTTTGATGTGGCATTTCTAATGCACGTTACATTTGGCTCTCCGAACCGTAAGTGGAACCAGAGTTGGAGAAATCACGACATGAACTATCGATGTAGTAGAACCAGAGTACCAGGACGAGGCCCACTCCTCACTTTTGAAACTCCGAGAAAGGACACTTTACAGGTTAGCGAATAAGATATCTCAGGATTCTGATTGCTGTTTGTTTTCGAGTACAAACTTGCAACATTAAGTGGGGGATCGAAGGTGATCGCTATAGAATGATCGACGAATCCATATAAAGTGTgccatatatatttattcgatTAATTGAATCTGGGTAAACTTAGaacaatattccaatttttgcAGATGccaaaataatgataatgacgCCTACGAATATGATGGCTATGACAACAAGGAGCTGCAAGCATTTTATGATTGCAATGACGCCATTTGACGCCAATGAcgtgaaaattgatataaaatcaattattttccttGTTATGCTTTATTACTTATACATAAATCAAATCATTATGATATTCGTAACTAATATAAATTCTTACCTTCACACATGACAACCTTCTTTTGATAACAAAATATTGATTACTAAAATAAATCATAGCTATAGCACCCGGTATCTGTCATGATCTAAGTAAATTATCCGCTCTTCGACGTCGTCTAGTAGACAGTTTCCACCGAGATTCCCGTCTGTCAAACGATACATCGATTACTGAGGGTCCAATCTAAATACAGTACTATCTTACTACAAGAGTCCccattataagaaaaattccCCGTTGTTCCACTCAAGCGAGTTTTATAGCTTCCCTCAGTTTGACTGTGTACCTGAAGATTCCCAAGTCTGGTGCGGTTTCCTCGTTATAAGCGAACAAGTGATTGCGCTGAATCATACGTGTTTAGGCAACGAATTCGTCTACATAACTGTGATTCTCTCACAGCGAGGAGTGGTGATGATCATTGACATATTCGCACACGTTCGATCCCCGAGCTCTCCAGAGAGTAGTGGGGGAACGCTCCAGCCATAAGTTTCTTGGAACCCTATTCCCCTAACCGCCTTAACACTCTCTTATAACGAGGTAATACTGTAATCAATCTTATCCGAATCTATAGCAAATGACGTAAGTAGGGTCTGGCACTACCTTTTCATAGAACAAAACGTTTAGGATTTTTATCAACGAGTACGAGACCACGTTTACTACCGCATCATAGATACTCCTCAGATATGAAATtccgttttcaaatttgtttttttacctATTTATCGGGTCTGTGGCAGCTGCAATGACCGCTGAACGCTAGTTAGACTACCAGATCATTTATCGTAAGTACCTATTAGGTGAGAAGAATAAAGGTAACTATTGTcgataattatgaaattaaaagaaatgaCGTAACTACATATTTTTGTCACTGGCTCTCCATCTAGTATAACAGTTGAAGCATCGTATTGAACGAAATTATCAATGTAAACCAATTCACGGAGTGAAAAATTCGAACCgttaaaaacgaaatttttcatcgaaaaatcaaaacgcCGTGGcagatgatttttttacatgcAAATGAAGcctcctaaaaaaaaaaattacaaaacctATAGGACCGGTATTTTCCACAGCTAGAATATGCACCTGACTTTCCCGTGAGCAAAGATCGATACTAAAAACGGTTgaatttcgttttgttttatttcatggttttaacaaagaaaataaaaatcgcagtaaaaatttcataagaaTTTCGGACCTCAACGTGTTGAAAAAGTTCGTCAGTTGGAAGTTAATacttttttcctaattttattacgagagGGTCAAACATTGAGTATTTATCGAACTTATGAATTCTTAAGCtaccgcaatttttttcaaaatgtgacACGACAAACCCCGAATTGTGAATAAGATTtcaaataatgattttttacctGAAATCGTTTCTGAAGATTGAAAAACCTGGTATAACCAGTCGCTTTCACTTTGCGACAAGCCATATTATTCGCAAGACAATTCTATACATTCTTAttacgataatttatttttcttgcatTTTTAGGAGATACTTACCATATAACTtgtgaatgtaaaaattttgtagaatCTCTACGTGTGATCATATTGTAATACAGCTAATAAAagagaattgatttttaactGTACAACCTCTTTCAAACTTGTCCCATGCTTACTGTGCCTTGGATACGGCACTGGTGGCGATACACGTCTTCTTTGACGTTACATCGATCGTTCTCCGAGTATTGAAACGTTGGGTTTTCACTCTTTCGGTCCAGAACCGAAtcaaaactgaagaaatatgTTCGAGCTAATGTCCCAGTAGCTAAATTCTGATGGTAGATGGGCCCAGTTGTCATGGTcgattgggaaaaaaaaaaattataataatatctcCTATGGTTCTATAGTTACCATTTCAGTAATGCAGCtatgattattattcacaTGGGCTTTTACTGTTATCCTATCTGATTTTAAACCCAGATCTTAGacagatatttcaattctgAAATATCCGAGTCTGCTGAGGCTCGAATTTGTTGTATCTTGATATATAATCACGAATGGAATTATTTTCCCATTTAGCATAACcagatttatatatatgtatatctcgAGTAAAATGACTGTCATGAGACGAGAAATTAACTATGTGAAAGCTAattaaatacaatatttgttatGACATTGATTGTTCCAAAAATATAACGGCCTTGGGTGATGCCTCACGGGAAAAAACCaacttgggtgtaaattcCCATAAAAACTAAGTTGAGGGTGCAAATTTACAACCAAGTTGAGGGATTTTTTTCGTGAGCAatcaatttgaattgaaaatacagATACAATATGGTGGAATGCCACGTGTCTTCAACATTTCAGGATATCAGTTGTCAGCCTTTATCTAAATAAAAGATCCAGAAGGTTCATTCCAATTCGATATTCGCACTATATTTTGATGTAATCAATTTGCACTCGGTAAGCATCGATTTacttatcattttatttctgtaatttgTAGTTAATCAATTTAACCTGAGAGAATTTGAACGTTAGCTATgtggaaattgaatttgacgaagtgaaattttcccaacatttttcattttttattttctcacgtTAAAGTATTATACCCGccgaaattatttcaatatctTGACTGACCATGCGGTAAATAATTTTGAGATGTGTTCTTAATTTAGAAATACCAAAATCTCTTGAGCCGAACATTTTTGTTGCTTCTAACTTCGTGTAATCTacgcaacaaaaaaataaaattacataggaatggtttttttttcaatagtgCAACTGAGTAAGTAAAGTATATTCAGGTATCTGATATTTGTCGACAATGTGAATTTACATTTTCCAGCATATCTGTCACTTGTTTCAATGTTTGCTAGAAGTCTGCGAAAGTCATTTTTTGACAGCCTGACAAGTGATATTCGGTACCATGCCATGATAAAGATTTACATTGATCGTTATTTCTACACGAATGATTGACCTCATCGAAAATGTAAGACGTACGATTTATTTCTTCGGGTAGCTAAAAGAAAACTTTATTCGTACCACAAGAATAAGTTATTGTTGAATATGTGTTCAACTgctatttttttgtacatctATCACACGTTTAGTTACATTTGACATCCATacattgtaaaataaatataagtcAGTTATATTTATCACTGTTATATTTACTTGGATTATGTTTGTACCCAATACGTGCATTCCACAAGCATATTTTTCTCACGAGTATCTGAATCCATGCAACGTGTAAATTgtcaaaataacgaaaaaaatttgacccTAACAGAAAATAAGTATCTGTGTACcatttattacaaaatt belongs to Neodiprion lecontei isolate iyNeoLeco1 chromosome 5, iyNeoLeco1.1, whole genome shotgun sequence and includes:
- the LOC124294813 gene encoding dentin sialophosphoprotein-like isoform X3, with product MAKFIVLLAVLAISFQALAKPTFNTENDSNYISQNNDEYHGSPATADDDKTVVVVTVITASGEDNRPKNQDGIERSSEQTNSESSSSSDASDSQTAERSNSGSSSSDASDSQTAQQSNSESSSSSDASDSQTAEQSNSESSSSSDASDSQTAEQSNSGSSSSDASDSQTAQQSNSESSSSSDASDSQTAEQSNSESSSSSDASDSQTAEQSNSESSSSSDASDSQTAEQSNSESSSSSDASDSQTAEQSNSESSSSSDASDSQTAEQSNSESSSSSDASDSQTAEQSNSESSSSSDASDSQTAEQSNSESSSSSDASDSQTAEQSNSESSSSSDASDSQTAEQSNSGSSSSDASDSQTAEQSNSESSSSSDASDSQTAEQSNSGSSSSDASDSQTAEQSNSGSSSSDASDSQTAEQSNSESSSSSDASDSQTAEQSNSESSSSSDASDTQTAEQSNSGSSSSDASDSQTAQQSNSESSSSSDASDSQTAQQSNSESSSSSDASDSQTAEQSNSGSSSSDASDSQTAQQSNSESSSSSDASDSQTAEQSNSESSSSSDASDSQTAEQSNSGSSSSDASDSQTAEQSNSGSSSSDASDSQTAQQSNSESSSSSDASDSQTAEQSNSGSSSSDASDSQTAQQSNSESSSSSDASDSQTAEQSNSESSSTSDASDSQTAEQSNSESSSSSDASDSQTAEQSNSGSSSSDASDSQTAQQSNSESSSSSDASDSQTAEQSNSESSSTSDASDSQTAEQSNSGLDSTSSLDKDQSTVNSNGITRQCTCY
- the LOC124294813 gene encoding dentin sialophosphoprotein-like isoform X5, producing the protein MAKFIVLLAVLAISFQALAKPTFNTENDSNYISQNNDEYHGSPATADDDKTVVVVTVITASGEDNRPKNQDGIERSSEQTNSESSSSSDASDSQTAERSNSGSSSSDASDSQTAQQSNSESSSSSDASDSQTAEQSNSESSSSSDASDSQTAEQSNSGSSSSDASDSQTAQQSNSESSSSSDASDSQTAEQSNSESSSSSDASDSQTAEQSNSESSSSSDASDSQTAEQSNSESSSSSDASDSQTAEQSNSESSSSSDASDSQTAEQSNSESSSSSDASDSQTAEQSNSESSSSSDASDSQTAEQSNSGSSSSDASDSQTAEQSNSESSSSSDASDSQTAEQSNSESSSSSDASDSQTAEQSNSGSSSSDASDSQTAEQSNSESSSSSDASDSQTAEQSNSGSSSSDASDSQTAEQSNSGSSSSDASDSQTAEQSNSESSSSSDASDSQTAEQSNSESSSSSDASDTQTAEQSNSGSSSSDASDSQTAQQSNSESSSSSDASDSQTAQQSNSESSSSSDASDSQTAEQSNSGSSSSDASDSQTAQQSNSESSSSSDASDSQTAEQSNSESSSSSDASDSQTAEQSNSGSSSSDASDSQTAEQSNSGSSSSDASDSQTAQQSNSESSSSSDASDSQTAEQSNSGSSSSDASDSQTAQQSNSESSSSSDASDSQTAEQSNSESSSTSDASDSQTAEQSNSESSSSSDASDSQTAEQSNSESSSSSDASDSQTAEQSNSESSSTSDASDSQTAEQSNSGLDSTSSLDKDQSTVNSNGITRQCTCY